In Nitrosophilus alvini, the following are encoded in one genomic region:
- a CDS encoding 3-isopropylmalate dehydratase small subunit, with protein MNTITGKVWKFGDNIDTDLIIAARYLNTSDPHELAKHVMEDADPEFVKKMSPGDIIVAGENFGCGSSREHAPIALKAAGVAAVVAKSFARIFYRNAFNMGLPIFELKDADKINEGDLISIKMDEGVIEDINKNVKYKFTPIPPFMQELIACGGLINYAKAQILKESDR; from the coding sequence ATGAATACTATAACCGGAAAAGTCTGGAAATTCGGTGACAATATAGATACCGATTTGATAATAGCTGCAAGATATTTGAATACTTCCGATCCTCACGAGCTTGCGAAACATGTTATGGAAGATGCCGATCCCGAATTTGTAAAAAAGATGAGTCCGGGTGATATTATAGTCGCGGGTGAGAATTTCGGATGCGGAAGCAGCAGGGAGCATGCTCCTATAGCCCTCAAGGCTGCAGGTGTAGCTGCTGTTGTTGCAAAAAGCTTTGCGAGAATTTTCTATAGAAACGCTTTCAATATGGGACTGCCTATATTTGAACTCAAAGATGCCGATAAGATAAACGAAGGGGACTTGATATCGATAAAAATGGATGAGGGTGTTATAGAAGATATAAACAAAAACGTAAAATATAAATTTACGCCGATTCCGCCTTTTATGCAAGAACTTATTGCATGCGGAG